Proteins from a single region of Pseudopedobacter saltans DSM 12145:
- a CDS encoding aldose epimerase family protein, producing the protein MNKIISFILLIFLFSCSESKKAPALLDAQAFSKEIDGKKVSLYTLESKNGLILQVTNFGLRVVSLWVQDKNGKYDDVAVGYENIDRYINNTGERFLGPVVGRYANRIAKGQFTLDGKTYNLPINNNGQTLHGGIKGLDMVVWDVDSVAKNLIRFSYLAPDGQDGFPGNLKINVEYSLTDDNEFKIMYKATTDKPTVVNLSNHTFFNLKGESNGTITDNELTIYASHTTPIDSVLIPTGEIASVENTPFDFRKPKTIGERIEENNPQLKNGKGYDHNWVLDRKSANEVELAAELFEPESKRLLQVYTDQPGLQFYSGNFFDGKTNGKFGKPIKFREALALETQKFPDSPNQPNFPSTRLDPGQTYTQTCIYKFSIRK; encoded by the coding sequence ATGAACAAGATTATTTCTTTTATACTGTTAATCTTTCTGTTTTCCTGTTCAGAAAGCAAAAAGGCACCAGCATTGTTGGACGCTCAGGCATTTTCTAAGGAAATAGATGGTAAAAAAGTCTCGCTTTATACCCTTGAATCTAAAAACGGATTGATTTTGCAAGTAACCAATTTCGGACTGCGAGTGGTTTCCCTATGGGTACAAGATAAAAATGGGAAATACGATGACGTTGCGGTTGGTTATGAAAATATAGACCGGTACATTAACAATACCGGAGAACGCTTTTTAGGACCAGTTGTTGGCCGTTATGCTAATAGAATTGCTAAAGGGCAATTTACTTTAGACGGAAAAACATACAACTTACCTATTAACAACAACGGGCAAACATTGCATGGAGGCATTAAAGGTTTGGATATGGTTGTTTGGGACGTCGATAGTGTAGCTAAAAACCTAATCCGTTTCTCTTATCTGGCTCCAGATGGACAAGATGGATTTCCGGGAAATTTAAAAATAAATGTAGAATACAGCTTAACAGATGATAATGAATTTAAAATCATGTATAAAGCAACTACAGACAAGCCTACCGTTGTCAATTTATCCAATCACACATTTTTCAACTTGAAAGGAGAAAGCAACGGAACTATAACAGATAATGAACTGACAATTTATGCCAGCCACACCACTCCAATAGACAGTGTTCTTATTCCTACCGGAGAAATCGCCTCTGTTGAAAATACGCCATTTGATTTTAGAAAGCCAAAAACTATAGGCGAAAGAATAGAAGAAAATAATCCACAGCTTAAAAACGGGAAAGGTTACGACCATAATTGGGTGTTAGACAGAAAATCGGCTAATGAAGTTGAACTTGCTGCAGAACTTTTTGAACCTGAAAGCAAAAGATTACTGCAGGTTTATACAGACCAACCAGGATTGCAGTTTTACAGCGGAAACTTTTTTGACGGAAAAACCAATGGGAAATTTGGAAAACCTATAAAATTCCGTGAAGCTTTGGCTTTAGAAACTCAAAAGTTTCCAGACAGTCCTAATCAACCTAATTTCCCTTCTACAAGGTTAGATCCCGGACAAACCTATACTCAAACTTGTATCTATAAATTCTCTATCAGAAAATAA
- a CDS encoding family 43 glycosylhydrolase: MRAYFFKIMFLQLLVMSSCYGCKKNNKSSFEVPKTNEYFNPVLSISLPDPTIIKSNDGSFYLYATEDTRNVPIYKSSNLIDWKFQGTAFTDNTRPNFEPNGGIWAPDINYINGKYVLYYSMSVWGGEWTCGIGAAVSDKPEGPFTDKGKLFRSNEIDVQNSIDPFYIEENGKKYLFWGSFRGIYAIEIADDGLSVKPGAQKQQIAGTAFEGTYIHKKGDFYYLFASIGSCCEGVNSTYKLVVGRSKSLMGPYVDKTGKNMMDNGYNIVISSNSRFVGNGHCSEIVQDKNGADWIFYHGVDVNNPKARVLLSDQVKWDNENWPYVEGGSPSLKSVKPNFN; encoded by the coding sequence ATGAGAGCGTATTTTTTTAAGATAATGTTTCTGCAGCTTTTAGTTATGTCCTCTTGTTATGGCTGTAAAAAGAACAATAAATCTTCTTTTGAAGTACCCAAAACCAACGAGTATTTTAATCCTGTTCTTAGTATAAGCTTGCCAGACCCAACCATTATTAAAAGTAATGATGGCAGTTTTTATCTATACGCAACAGAAGACACCAGAAATGTCCCAATTTATAAATCTTCAAATCTGATTGACTGGAAGTTTCAGGGAACAGCCTTTACAGATAATACCAGGCCAAACTTTGAACCGAACGGAGGAATATGGGCCCCGGATATCAATTATATAAATGGAAAATATGTGCTGTATTATTCCATGTCGGTTTGGGGTGGCGAGTGGACTTGTGGAATTGGAGCAGCAGTATCTGACAAGCCCGAAGGCCCGTTTACAGATAAGGGGAAACTTTTCAGGAGCAATGAAATTGATGTGCAAAACTCAATAGATCCTTTTTATATAGAAGAAAATGGAAAGAAATATCTGTTTTGGGGAAGCTTTAGAGGCATATATGCGATAGAAATTGCCGATGACGGTTTATCCGTTAAACCAGGTGCGCAAAAGCAACAAATAGCAGGTACTGCATTTGAAGGAACCTATATTCATAAAAAAGGTGATTTCTATTATCTCTTTGCTTCAATTGGCTCCTGCTGCGAAGGAGTAAACAGCACTTATAAACTGGTTGTTGGCCGATCAAAATCATTGATGGGACCTTATGTAGATAAAACAGGGAAAAACATGATGGACAACGGATATAACATTGTAATCAGCTCTAATAGCCGTTTTGTAGGAAACGGACATTGTTCTGAAATTGTTCAGGACAAAAATGGAGCCGACTGGATTTTTTATCACGGTGTAGATGTTAACAATCCAAAAGCGCGTGTGCTTTTATCAGATCAGGTAAAATGGGATAATGAAAACTGGCCTTATGTAGAAGGAGGTTCTCCGTCTTTAAAATCTGTCAAACCTAATTTTAACTAG